The Oncorhynchus mykiss isolate Arlee chromosome 8, USDA_OmykA_1.1, whole genome shotgun sequence genome includes the window TTTTCTGCCTGTTGGGCAACAGACTGCATCTCCATGAGCTGGGCCCAGCCTGCAGTTGCCATGGATACTGGGTGCTGACACTAGGAGGACTGAGTAGACACTGCTTGTTTAAGACACAAATCATAACAAAGGATTAGAGGCACAAAGTAACCCTGCGGGGTTCTATGAGATACACCTCGTCCTCATCACACAGGCACTATAATTAGCTGTGTGGGTGTATGCTTGTGTGAAGGTGGAGATCATGGTGTTTATTCAAAGCATTTTACTTTGTAAAATAGGTAATTCACCACATCCACTACCAATATGCACCTACCTATGCAACAGATGGTTGATTGTGGTTGTTGCTCTGCTGCCATAGATGTCTGGGATTGACCTGTATGTGTTTGTGCTTCCCAGAATGAGTTCAAGCCCAAGAAcatcaagaagaagaagaagaaggtgagTATTATCATGTCTGTGGACGAAAACAGAAGGTGAGGGGGGCGGGGGTCTCAACGATAGGAGATGGATTGGGGCGTGTGGCTATGTGGGGTTTATTTCGGATAATCTTTGAAGAGGGTTTGTATGAACGCTGTCTGTTGGTGATAAGTGTGTGtcgggatgggatggggatgttTTGGTGTCTACAGGGATGTCAGCAACAGCACTTGACTGTGTCGTGCTGCCAGGGAGCTAGCATGTTGCACTTCTTTAGGCTGTGTTACGtaggactgacacacacacagtgatacgGCTGCTTCTTGCCAACAGGAAACTGTGATATGATAATGACATGTATTGAGGTCAGCTGGCCCCGTTCCTTACAAGAAGGAGCAGGATGATTCCCACAGCAGCAACATTATCCAGGTCACCAACCAAAATCTGGGAGGGGCCTAAAATACTGTAATTCAACCAAATGACTATCAACTCACTGTAACTTATTGTAGGTCTATTTATAGAGGAACTTATTCAGTTGtttagtgtttaaaaaaaattataagacATTGGCCTATAACAcagagttggaagcagacgttcaGCAATGACTCTACTATAGACTTCTAGTGTAACAAAGATGGTTCTGTGCATATTTAAAAGCCTAGATGTATTAAGTTTCAGTGGGTTTTTAGAGTGGCTTTACTTTTCCGCAGTGCAAATGTCAGTGTTCCATTAGGCCTTGTGGTTTCCTGTGTCCTGATTCTGGCATTGGATAGAATAATCCTCATAGTATCCTCATCCTCATATTCAATCCCAATTCCACATGATATGGAATTAAATGCAACTGTGGATTGATTATGTCACAATCAATAGAAGAGTCTTTGGTTACTACGGCGTTGTTAACCTAGATGAACTGTTAGTCATGGGGTGGTGATTATGACTCAATATGTCAGAACACTGAGAAACACCACTGCTGTTCtgtccatagaaatataatcatgTTCTAGTTCTCTGGTTccgtcattcagccacaagacagAAAGTTGCCTGAAGGCTGTGGATCATTGTATTGTTGACCCAGACGGAGTGTACTTCACAAGGATTGTCTTTTTCTGAGAAAGCTAACCATGGATAACTCTCCTGAAGGTAAGCACTGACTGGACTGATGTAAAGGTTGAAAAATGTTGGTAACTTTCCCAAAACTGCCAATGGAGCAAGATTTGACTTCATTTGTACAGTCCAATAGTCAGGGTGTGCTGAATGTGCCATTGCTGAACCAAGGCGTTGTCCTCTAATCTTCCTCACGTTCTTTGTTTTAGTGAACCAGGAGCAGGGAGACATACCAATGATCCCATTGGTCCATGAGCCCATGTCAGGGTAAGGGTTTTCTACATAACACAATGTAACATCTGCACATAGGTGCAATCCTAATGAAATGAGAATTGGGTGAGACAGAATCCTAAAGATGGTCCAATGGACATGGTGAGGTCTCTTTATCTCAAAGtcatctttaacttcctgatgacTGCTAGGGATGAGATGCAGAGAGCCCAGAATCAGGTGAACAACTTGCAGCAGTCAATGAACCACATGCATGAGCAGCTGAATTCCATGCGGAGGCAGTTTACTGAGTTGCAGAGTGCCCTCTCTCAGGTAGTAGATTAGTCTCCGCAAGAGTAGAACGAGTCATGTGTAGTCATGATGTTATGAAGATTGATGATGATGGCTGGGAttgtgatgatgttgatgatgatgatgactggaatggtaatggtaatgatgtCTTTGTAACTCCTACACTCCACCTGTACTGGATAGCTCCTTGATGACAACATGCCTATGGCACCTGAAGCGGAGGGGATCCAACTGAAGAACGTCACCCCTGCACAGTGGGACAGAATCCTCCCGATAGGAATCATCCAGAGGGAGGATCCCAACAAGAACCAATCATTCCAACAAGGCGTCATCCCAATCAAAAACAATGGAATGGAACAGATGGAATATCATggaccacctccacctcccatcATCCCCATGGTGGGATCCTGGGACGCTGGAGTGAATGCTCCACGTTGTGGAGATTTCTATGCCAGGAGAAAAGGTCATAAGAAAAGCCTTATCTTATGAGTGTGTTGTCTAAGTGTCTACGTTAAACAGATTTAACTCAATTCATCCATTTGCTTGTAGTCTTGTTTGTGTTTGGGTTGTGAACAAAGTATCATTGCAGGTTACACCGTCAGCTAGTGATTGTTCTGTACGGTGACAAGCAGAGTGGCTTGATTTCTCCCACTTGTCACAGATATCCGGAGTAGATATGTGGCGGATCCTGCTTTAATGACCATCACCAAGCCAGAACACTTCGAGGCCAACCCTCAGAGCCAGGCTGGCAGTTGGCCGGTGGCTAAACCTCAGCGCCCAGCACCCCCAGTACAGAAAACACGAAACAGTGGAGGCTGGCTCAGGTGGTTCTTCGGTGAAAAGGAAGAAGTTCCTCAGATGACAAGGATACCAGATGACAAGCCTAATTCTGTAAGGAACCCGTTATGTATATTGTGTATAGAGACACTCTAGTGGATTCATCTATTTCTCAGTGTCCTGATTCACATTGTCTTTATTATCTTCTTCCTTAGATGGTCTGGGATCAAAACCTGCACAGATGGGTTGACGCAAGTCCCATGTCCAAGACTGAGGTTTTCACTTTAATTCACGTCGTTAAAGCAGTGGATGACCATTGTATTTCAACTGTAAGAACGTtactaatacatttgcaaatttgTTGATATGTTTTCCAGAACAAGCCTGTTCCACCTCCTCCCCCGATGGGGATGTATCTGGGGAACTCTAGTCTCCCCAAAGGAGTGAATCCTTACTCCATGAAAGCAGGTGAATGGTGCTTTAGACTACACTAGGTTTAACTCCAAGACTGTGCCAGCCATTGATAGCCCTCTCCGATGATCTCCTGCTAACACCTTTCCTTCTAACAGCAGATCAAGGAAGCCTAGGGGACAGGTATCCCAAGCTATTGTACCATGGTGGGATCACCACAACGCCTCCATACCAGGGTCCTGGATCGCTACCTGCCCAGCATGCAACACTCATGGCACCGATGACTGTGCCATTCGATGTTCACAGGCAGAAACTTGGCCCAGGCACTCTACCCTTTTGAGGTTCGACACTGAACAATCCTTCTGCAACGATTCATTTAATTAGCTTTAATATACATCAACGCTTGGCTGAAGTTGCAGTGATGTTTAAGCTATTTATTTTTGTCTCACAGGTCGTTTTCCAGGAGGGATCATTTGATATTTCAGCATTTTAAAAGACAAAATAAAATAAGATTTCGGGCTTTGAAAAGTTATTAAAAGTCTGTATGTTCACGTAGCTTTGATATGTTTTCCGGCATCCTTTACAAGCCCATCACTTGTGCATTTCTCTATGTTACATACTTTACAGATGGGTATATTATTTATACATATGtttttcaaaatatatttaaaaaataattcatCTATTTCATAAACATAATATCAAATGTAAATAAAGTGCATTTTAAATTTTACACCATATATTTCAATATATGACTTTACTGCAGGCCTAGCGTTGTGGGTGGGCCTTAGGGAGCCATGCTCGCCCTACCGCACCTCCTAGCCCGTCCAAATAAAATACATGGTTGAATGAAACTTTACAAgacttatatatatatttttgttgctATAACACTAATGTATGATATTTGTCCATTTAAAGTTTTAATTACCGCAAAACATTTTTTCTTGTTAAAATAAATATGTCTCAAGAAATGATGACTGACAGGGATTTAGACCTATCATAAATGCATCATGAAGCTCATTTCTCTTTTTGATGAGTCAAATTAATAGTGGGCGGAGTGTTATGTAAACAGCCTTGTGATTGTTCGGAATGTCATGTTCAAGAGTAGGCTACCTTATCTTGTTTTCTTCATCGTGGTCGAAATGAATATTAGAAATTGGTTTGCTAAAAAGAATGCCTCATCTGCTGCAACAAGTAGTCTTAAAACATCTGGCCACAACACAGCAAAGATATGGAATAATTTACTCTTTATTGATATGACATGGACATTCTCAACGGATTCCTTCGTatagagtgcatttggaaagtattcagacccattgactttttccacattttttttaacgttacagccttattctaaaatggattacaatgttttttcccctcctcaatctacacacaataccccataatgacaaagcaaaaacaggtttttcgaaatgtttgaaaatatataaaaaaaaataaaaaaacgatcacatttacataagtattcagaccctttgtactttgttgaagcaactttgtcAGAAAGTCCGGTCTctggccactgttcttggggaccttcaatgctgcagaaatgttttggtaccctcccccagatctgtgcctcgacacaatcctatctctgatctctacggacaattccttcaccctcatggcttggtttttgctctgacaaactgtcaactgtgggaccttatatcgaccggtgtgtgcctttccaaatcatgtccaatcaattgaatttactacggtggactccaatcgagttctagaaacatctcaaggtcgaataagatatttcagtttttatttttaatacatttgcaataaaaaaaaaaaaaactgttttcgctttgtcattatggggtattgtgtatagattgacgggggaaacaaatgtatttaatccattttagaataagactgtgacataacaaaatgtggaaaaagtcaaagggtctgaatactttctggatgCTCTGTATGTTGAAATAAGATGATCTTTGTATTTAAAGCAGTTGTTTTtcgtgttgttgttattgtaacTTTTTGTGTCATTATTATTGTAGTTTGGAAGCAATGCATTTGATCGTACAGGCTTATTTGATAAGAATTTGTTTAACTATCATTTTACCCAAGCGGTGGTGATCTGTTC containing:
- the LOC110531085 gene encoding protein transport protein Sec16A, which codes for MTITKPEHFEANPQSQAGSWPVAKPQRPAPPVQKTRNSGGWLRWFFGEKEEVPQMTRIPDDKPNSMVWDQNLHRWVDASPMSKTENKPVPPPPPMGMYLGNSSLPKGVNPYSMKAADQGSLGDRYPKLLYHGGITTTPPYQGPGSLPAQHATLMAPMTVPFDVHRQKLGPGTLPF